The proteins below come from a single Metarhizium brunneum chromosome 1, complete sequence genomic window:
- the andL gene encoding Anditomin synthesis protein L, giving the protein MPGDVENVNGETESLLGRSRHRVRRFFDGFIDFAFQGNILQIAFGLIIANIFTDLVKSFVSAILMPPLAILFPVNKNIEEKFAVLRPGDGYNSTTGYNTLRQALDDGAVVMAYGSFIYQVVSFIMVGFALYGLAHIYTLISHDPIIKHTKKCKYCRNRINEKCLRCFNCTSWQDGREERNGC; this is encoded by the exons atgcccGGCGACGTCGAAAATGTCAACGGCGAGACTGAATCCCTCCTCGGCCGAAGCCGGCATCGAGTGAGGCGCTTCTTTGATGGCTTTATCGACTTTGCCTTCCAGGGCAACATTCTCCAAATCGCCTTCGGCTTAAT catcgccaacatctTCACCGACCTCGTCAAGTCCTTTGTCAGCGCCATCCTCATGCCCCCTCTCGCCATCTTGTTCCCCGTCAACAAGAACATTGAGGAAAAGTTCGCGGTGCTCCGACCCGGAGACGGGTACAACAGCACGACGGGGTACAACACGCTGCGCCAGGCGTTGGATGacggcgccgtcgtcatggcctACGGGTCGTTTATTTACCAGGTCGTCTCCTTCATCATGGTGGGGTTCGCCTTGTATGGGCTGGCGCACATATACACCTTGATCTCGCATGATCCGATCATCAAGCATACCAAGAAGTGCAAGTACTGTCGAAATCGAATCAATGAGAAG TGCTTGCGCTGTTTTAATTGTACGAGCTGGCAAGATGGGCGGGAGGAGAGAAACGGGTGTTGA
- the AOC1 gene encoding Amiloride-sensitive amine oxidase, protein MMSTFFSSVLALIHWLSPAANPSSSSCKKWGASPTPVPMHHLCESRQPAVSAPHPNIWGDLTDEEAAGVIELLHRQSTGLNLTTEDAAGSWDNKILLVELLAPNKSDTLPFLNNKTTTPPPRCARATLMFGATPNPYLQDYVIGPLPVANNTQVQPLQFLYNNAGKGKVAVDFADRSAVDHYVKDVGMSVADITKRLWDGTLNDTLGLLPIFPPWKENGSLVLWSGFVNNPTSAFDSETILPLGLYFGVDVMGRDPSKWSVIGWYYDGKHYPTTNAFRAASASSNFTLLGANSDGPWAQIERQGSPMNFDHLPPPTAVMPGSNRFSVDAKENYVEWMDFSFFLSYYRDNGLRLFNVQYKGRRILYELGLQESLALYAGNDPVLSGTTYFDSKPGIGPSVVSLVDGYDCPTYSTYLNATYRQGEKSYTRFNAICLFEFDQGYPIQRHSTANYTSVTKNIAFTVRSISSIGNYDYMFSYNFFLDGSIEVSVRASGYIHGGFSANNEEYGWKIHDNLSGSMHDHVLTYKADIDVLGEKNSLQKVEFVPATIEYPWSNGAKRNTMKLQKSFVQNENEAKINWAPNGAAMYAIVNKEAKNKFGEYPGYRFTPATSNVIFLTTSNSSNIMNAVNFADHHFYVTKQKDTEAQGTHPYNVLNPADPLIDFAKFFDGESLDQEDLVLWFNLGMHHAPHTGDLPNTVSTTAHSALIIEPLNYLEMDASRATSQQVRLNYKDGKVQSIKTFGSQNMTCHVDASQLMPKLWRDEGTVSVLTFVPGQSLIHPILDPPRQVTTMRTRKIPRVSSEYKVANVT, encoded by the exons ATGATGTCGACATTCTTCTCCAGCGTATTAGCGCTGATCCATTGGCTGTCCCCAGCGGCCAACCCATCGAGCTCCAGCTGTAAAAAATGGGGCGCGTCGCCTACTCCCGTGCCCATGCACCATCTTTGCGAATCGAGGCAGCCCGCCGTCTCTGCACCGCACCCGAACATCTGGGGCGACCTTACTGACGAGGAAGCTGCCGGGGTCATCGAGCTCCTGCACCGGCAATCGACTGGCCTGAACCTTACGACAGAGGATGCTGCCGGGAG CTGGGATAATAAAAT TCTTCTCGTGGAGCTCCTGGCCCCAAACAAAAGCGACACGCTTCCGTTCCTCAACAACAAGACAACCACACCTCCGCCACGATGCGCTCGCGCAACTCTGATGTTTGGCGCAACGCCTAATCCCTATCTTCAGGACTATGTGATTGGCCCGCTTCCCGTTGCTAACAACACCCAGGTGCAGCCGCTTCAATTTCTCTACAACAATGCGGGCAAGGGGAAAGTAGCTGTTGATTTTGCTGATCGTAGCGCCGTGGATCACTATGTCAAGGACGTAGGCATGTCTGTGGCCGACATCACGAAACGTCTGTGGGATGGG ACCCTCAACGATACCCTTGGCCTGTTGCCAATATTTCCACCTTGGAAGGAGAACGGCAGCTTGGTTTTGTGGTCCGGCTTCGTAAACAACCCTACCTCAGCCTTTGACTCGGAGACCATTCTTCCGCTTGGTCTATATTTCGGCGTTGATGTAATGGGCAGAGATCCATCCAAGTGGTCTGTAATAGGATGGTATTACGACGGCAAACACTACCCGACCACGAACGCGTTCCGGGCCGCTTCAGCGTCCAGTAACTTCACACTACTCGGAGCCAACTCGGACGGTCCGTGGGCCCAAATAGAGAGGCAAGGTAGCCCGATGAACTTTGACCATTTGCCTCCACCCACGGCCGTTATGCCCGGATCGAATCGCTTCTCTGTGGATGCAAAGGAAAACTACGTCGAGTGGA TGGacttctcttttttcctgTCTTACTACAGAGACAATGGATTACGCCTCTTCAATGTCCAATATAAGGGCAGAAGAATTCTATACGAA CTGGGCCTGCAGGAATCGCTGGCTCTCTACGC AGGGAATGACCCGGTACTGTCCGGCACAAC ATACTTTGACAGTAAGCCTGGCATTGGGCCAAGTGTGGTATCTCTTGTCGATG GATACGACTGTCCGACATATTCAACATATCTGAATGCCACCTACCGACAAGGAGAAAAATCATACACTCGATTTAATGCCATTT GTTTGTTCGAATTCGACCAGGGATATCCTATACAGCGCCACTCTACTGCTAACTATACCAGTGTTACCAAGAACATTGCTTTTACAGTAAGGTCTATTTCATCCATCGGAAACTACGACTATATGTTCTCGTATAATTTCTTCTTGGATGGGAGCATAGAGGTCTCAGTGAGAGCCTCTGGATATATACACGGCGGATTTTCCGCCAACAACGAGGAGTATGGTTGGAAAATTCACGACAACCTGTCCGGCTCCATGCATGACCATGTTCTCACTTACAAGGCTGATATTGATGTATTGGGCGAGAAAAACAGCCTCCAAAAAGTGGAATTTGTGCCCGCAACCATCGA atatcCGTGGTCAAATGGAGCCAAAAGGAACACTATGAAGCTGCAGAAATCGTTTGTCCAGAACGAAAATGAAGCCAAGATCAACTGGGCTCCTAATGGTGCGGCCATGTACGCCATCGTCAACAAGGAAGCAAAGAATAAGTTCGGAGAATACCCCGGTTACAGGTTCACCCCTG CAACTTCGAACGTTATCTTCCTCACGACTTCGAACTCCTCTAACATCATGAACGCCGTGAATTTCGCCGATCACCACTTCTATGTCACAAAGCAGAAGGACACAGAAGCTCAAGGGACACACCCGTATAACGTGCTTAATCCTGCAGACCCATTAattgactttgccaagttctTTGATGGGGAATCTCTGGATCAGGAGGACCT CGTCCTTTGGTTCAATCTCGGAATGCACCACGCCCCGCACACTGGCGATCTTCCCAATACTGTGTCCACGACAGCACATTCCGCTCTTATAATAGAACCGCTCAACTATCTCGAAATGGATGCCTCCCGCGCTACCTCGCAACAGGTCCGGTTGAACTATAAAGATGGCAAAGTACAGTCTATCAAGACATTTGGCTCCCAAAATATGACTTGTCACGTTGACGCG AGCCAGCTGATGCCTAAGCTTTGGAGAGACGAAGGTACTGTATCAGTTCTCACATTTGTTCCGGGTCAGTCACTAATACATCCAATTCTCGATCCGCCCAGGCAGGTGACGACTATGCGCACCCGTAAAATCCCCCGGGTTAGCAGCGAATACAAAGTAGCCAATGTGACCTAA
- the DCW1_2 gene encoding Mannan endo-1,6-alpha-mannosidase DCW1, with product MKFVKSVHTVAALSGIIAPKDLDVESQTSVRNVAATLAYETMTYYSGNTTDPKSRDFGNLKQPYYWWVAGALWGALLDYYHYTSDPSYNDVVIQALLAPTNLGPNKNYMPPEHADEEGNDDLFFWGSAVMSAAERNFPQPNADLPSWLDISSNVFNQLVGRWDTKHCGGGLFWQILASNPNGLKYKNSVSNGGFFQLAARLGRATGNNTYLEWAEKIWDWNAQVGFIDKESYRIYDGADISDECKSTNKKSFSYTTGIFLYGSAIMAEQTGDDKWKQRTEKLLDEAGKYFFTGKDNNIMWEAECEPNSKCNYDMVTFKGYLSRFMWQTSRITPSLSKKIEDLLVPTVKAAVATCTGGKSGHQCGMRWYEGGFDGTVTLGPQMCALEVVQGLLIKDSPAPLKGNDIKQNKDDQFKPIDTYSNNLAVSSKREISSTASSPPDPAATSSLNKGKAPKKSESAAVASNKWALVAVAFGSIVAVWGLA from the exons ATGAAGTTTGTCAAAAGTGTGCACACGGTGGCTGCCCTTAGCGGCATCATCGCGCCAAAGGATCTTGATGTTGAGAGCCAAA CTTCTGTTCGCAATGTCGCTGCGACACTTGCTTACGAGACCATGACGTACTACTCGGGCAATACAACGGATCCCAAGTCGAGG GACTTTGGCAATCTAAAGCAGCCGTATTACTGGTGGGTAGCGGGTGCTCTCTGGGGAGCCTTGTTGGATTACTACCACTACACATCTGATCCCAGCTACAACGATGTTGTCATCCAGGCCCTACTGGCCCCTACCAACCTTGGCCCCAACAAGAATTACATGCCTCCTGAGCACGCCGATGAGGAAGGGAACGACGACTTGTTCTTCTGGGGCTCTGCTGTCATGTCTGCCGCTGAGCGCAACTTTCCTCAGCCAAACGCAGACCTCCCCTCCTGGCTCGACATTTCCAGCAACGTCTTCAACCAACTCGTCGGACGTTGGGACACCAAGCATTGCGGCGGTGGTCTCTTCTGGCAGATCCTAGCCAGTAACCCCAACGGTTTAAAGTACAAGAACTCTGTTAGCAACGGCGGGTTCTTCCAGCTTGCCGCACGCTTGGGTCGCGCAACCGGTAACAATACCTACCTCGAATGGGCTGAGAAGATCTGGGACTGGAATGCTCAAGTTGGCTTCATCGACAAAGAAAGCTACCGAATTTATGATGGTGCTGACATCAGTGACGAGTGCAAGTCGACGAACAAGAAGTCCTTCTCCTACACGACCGGCATCTTCCTCTATGGCTCTGCGATCATGGCTGAACAGACTGGAGACGACAAGTGGAAGCAGCGAACCGAGAAGCTGCTCGATGAGGCTGGCAAATATTTCTTCACTGGAAAGGATAACAACATTATGTGGGAGGCCGAGTGTGAGCCAAATAGCAAGTGCAACTACGACATGGTGACTTTCAAGGGCTACCTCTCTCGCTTCATGTGGCAGACCTCACGAATCACGCCCTCACTCAGCAAGAAGATTGAGGACCTCCTCGTTCCGACTGTCAAAGCAGCTGTCGCTACTTGCACGGGCGGCAAGAGCGGTCATCAATGCGGAATGAGATGGTACGAAGGAGGCTTTGATGGCACAGTTACTCTCGGTCCCCAAATGTGTGCCTTGGAAGTCGTCCAGGGTCTTCTCATCAAGGATTCTCCCGCACCTCTCAAAGGTAACGACATCAAACAGAACAAAGACGACCAATTCAAGCCCATCGACACATATTCCAACAACTTGGCCGTATCAAGCAAGCGGGAAATCTCGTCCACTGCATCCTCACCTCCTGACCCTGCGGCTACTTCATCTCTTAACAAGGGAAAGGCACCCAAGAAGTCTGAATCAGCTGCCGTCGCTAGCAACAAGTGGGCCTTAGTGGCAGTGGCATTTGGCAGCATCGTCGCAGTTTGGGGTTTGGCATAG
- the his3_0 gene encoding Histidinol-phosphate aminotransferase, producing MPPFNLETCARPNILALQPYRCARDDYKDDGTNVLLDANENAYGPSLDPAAVEHARSSLGGLDPLGLHRYPDPHQPELKQLLCRLRNTHAHTPKAIGPENLFVGVGSDEAIDALLRCFCVPGKDRILTCPPTYGMYAVSAQVNDVDLVKVPLTPAPEFALDVPAVTAALSSEPGIKLAYFCSPGNPTGSLLAKEHVVQVLNHPTWNGVVILDEAYIDFAPRDSSLAELVAEYPNLVVMQTLSKAFGMAGIRLGAAFTSPPIARMLNSMKAPYNIASPTSALAQSALGDRGLAVMRANRAKIVAQRERLIQELPKIEGVGRQRGGTASNFLLYEILNTLGKPDNSTAVAVYEKLAEHKGVVVRFRGKEHDCLGCLRITVGTEDEVTKFLDSLRNALIEVRGVSGK from the exons ATGCCGCCGTTCAACCTAGAAACCTGCGCGCGACCCAACATCCTGGCGCTGCAGCCGTACCGCTGTGCACGAGA TGACTACAAGGACGACGGCACCAACGtgctcctcgacgccaacgaGAACGCCTACGGACCGTCCCTCGACCCAGCCGCTGTCGAGCACGCCCGCTCGtccctcggcggcctcgatcCGCTCGGCCTGCACCGATACCCCGACCCTCACCAGCCCGAGCTGAAGCAGCTGCTCTGCAGGTTGCGCAACACGCATGCCCACACCCCCAAGGCCATCGGCCCCGAGAACCTgttcgtcggcgtcggcagcgACGAGGCCATCGACGCCCTGCTGCGCTGCTTCTGCGTCCCCGGCAAGGACCGCATCTTGACGTGCCCCCCGACATACGGCATGTACGCCGTGTCCGCCCAGGTCAACGACGTCGACCTCGTCAAGGTGCCACTCACGCCCGCCCCCGAGTTCGCCCTCGACGTCCCCGCCGTGACCGCCGCCCTGTCCAGCGAGCCCGGCATCAAGTTGGCCTACTTTTGCTCCCCCGGCAACCCTACCGGCTCCCTCCTCGCCAAAGAACATGTAGTCCAGGTCCTCAACCACCCGACCTGGAACGGCGTCGTGATCCTCGACGAGGCATACATTGACTTTGCGCCCCGGGACTCGTCcctcgccgagctcgtcGCCGAGTACCCCAACCTTGTCGTCATGCAGACCCTGTCCAAGGCCTTTGGCATGGCCGGCATccgcctcggcgccgcctTCACCTCCCCGCCCATTGCCCGCATGCTGAACAGCATGAAGGCCCCGTACAACATCGCTAGCCCCACGAGCGCGCTTGCGCAATCTGCGTTGGGGGACAGGGGCCTGGCCGTCATGAGGGCAAATCGAGCCAAGATTGTGGCCCAGCGGGAACGGCTGATTCAGGAACTGCCCAAGATTGAGGGCGTGGGCAGGCAAAGAGGTGGAACCGCAAGTAACTTTTTGCTCTATGAGATTTTGAACACCCTAGGAAAACCGGACAACTCCACGGCTGTTGCAGTGTATGAGAAGTTAGCCGAACACAAGGGCGTGGTCGTTAGATTTAGAGGCAAAGAGCACGATTGTTTGGGGTGCCTGCGCATCACTGTTGGtaccgaggacgaggtgaCCAAATTTCTAGACTCATTACGCAATGCTTTGATCGAGGTGAGAGGCGTATCTGGTAAATAG